One segment of Streptomyces sp. NBC_01463 DNA contains the following:
- a CDS encoding discoidin domain-containing protein yields the protein MTPPPRRPLLRRSVSASLALAVAAFGTAAAVVLSSAPAAQAAGVPAPSPVAVPGRGATVPFKEQEAEYAATNGTLIGPNRLYGTLPSEASGRQAVTLDAVGEYVEFTLTAPANAMSFRYSLPDNAAGSGRDASIDVTVNGASPKAVPVTSKYGWYYGGYPFNNNPGDTNPHHFYDEARTMFGSTLAAGTKVRLQVSSTAASPSFTIDLADFEQVAAPTAKPSGALDVVADFGADPTGTADSTAKIQAAVDAGKAQGKEVYIPQGTFQVRDHIVVDKVTLRGAGPWYSVLTGRDPVNRSKAVGVYGKYARDGGSSNVTLKDFAIIGDIRERVDDDQVNAIGGALSNSTVDNVWMQHTKCGAWMDGPMDNFTIKNSRILDQTADGVNFHYGVTNSTVTNTFVRNTGDDGLAMWAENIPNVKNKFTFNTVILPILANNIVTYGGKDITISDNVMSDTISNGGGLHIANRYPGVNSGQGTAVSGVTTAARNTLIRTGNNDYNWQFGVGAIWFSGLNEPINATINISDSEILDSSYAAIHLIEGATNGLHFDNIKIDGAGTYALQIQSPGKATFNNVVATHIAQSNPIHNCVGSGFEITRGSGNSGWYADPPACTGTWPTPVWTNGGVPGGGSGPTDPPTDPPTDPTDPPTDPPAETGNLAQGRNVTESGHADVYSASRAVDGDANSYWESTNHAFPQTITVDLGAAKAVKRLVLKLPPAAAWSTRTQTLSVSGSTDNNTFNSLKASAGYTFDPSSGNRATVTLPGTSARYLRLTFTGNTGWPAAQLSEVEAYTS from the coding sequence GTGACGCCACCACCCAGACGCCCCCTGCTCAGACGATCCGTGTCCGCCTCTCTCGCGCTGGCGGTCGCCGCGTTCGGCACCGCCGCCGCCGTGGTCCTGTCCAGTGCTCCGGCCGCCCAGGCGGCGGGAGTTCCCGCCCCCTCCCCCGTGGCGGTCCCCGGTCGCGGTGCGACCGTTCCGTTCAAGGAGCAGGAAGCCGAGTACGCCGCCACCAACGGCACCCTGATCGGCCCGAACCGGCTGTACGGCACGCTGCCCTCCGAGGCTTCGGGCCGGCAGGCCGTGACCCTCGACGCGGTCGGTGAGTACGTGGAGTTCACGCTCACCGCACCCGCGAACGCCATGTCCTTCCGGTACTCGCTGCCGGACAACGCCGCCGGATCGGGCCGGGACGCCTCGATCGACGTGACGGTGAACGGAGCATCGCCCAAGGCGGTGCCCGTCACATCGAAGTACGGCTGGTACTACGGCGGTTACCCCTTCAACAACAACCCGGGCGACACCAACCCGCACCACTTCTACGACGAGGCCCGGACCATGTTCGGGTCGACCCTCGCCGCCGGCACGAAGGTCCGGCTGCAGGTCTCGTCCACCGCCGCCTCACCGTCGTTCACCATCGACCTGGCGGACTTCGAGCAGGTGGCCGCGCCCACCGCCAAGCCCTCGGGCGCGCTCGACGTCGTCGCCGACTTCGGTGCCGACCCGACCGGGACCGCCGACTCGACCGCCAAGATCCAGGCGGCCGTGGACGCGGGCAAGGCACAGGGCAAGGAGGTGTACATCCCGCAGGGCACCTTCCAGGTCCGCGACCACATCGTGGTGGACAAGGTGACGCTGCGCGGCGCCGGGCCCTGGTACTCCGTGCTGACGGGACGCGACCCGGTGAACCGGAGCAAGGCGGTCGGCGTCTACGGCAAGTACGCCCGGGACGGCGGCAGCAGCAATGTGACGCTGAAGGACTTCGCCATCATCGGCGACATCCGGGAGCGCGTGGACGACGACCAGGTCAACGCCATCGGCGGCGCCCTGTCGAACTCGACGGTCGACAACGTCTGGATGCAGCACACCAAGTGCGGCGCCTGGATGGACGGCCCGATGGACAACTTCACCATCAAGAACAGCCGCATCCTGGACCAGACCGCGGACGGGGTGAACTTCCACTACGGAGTCACCAACTCCACGGTCACCAACACCTTCGTCCGCAACACCGGTGACGACGGTCTGGCGATGTGGGCGGAGAACATCCCGAACGTGAAGAACAAGTTCACGTTCAACACCGTGATCCTGCCGATCCTCGCCAACAACATCGTCACGTACGGCGGCAAGGACATCACCATCTCCGACAACGTCATGTCGGACACCATCTCCAACGGCGGCGGGCTGCACATCGCCAACCGCTACCCGGGCGTCAACTCCGGTCAGGGCACGGCCGTCTCCGGTGTCACCACGGCGGCGCGCAACACCCTGATCCGTACCGGGAACAACGACTACAACTGGCAGTTCGGCGTCGGAGCGATCTGGTTCAGCGGACTCAACGAGCCGATCAACGCCACCATCAACATCTCCGACAGCGAGATCCTGGACAGCTCCTACGCCGCGATCCACCTCATCGAGGGTGCGACGAACGGGCTGCACTTCGACAACATCAAGATCGACGGCGCCGGCACCTACGCCCTCCAGATCCAGTCGCCGGGCAAGGCCACCTTCAACAACGTGGTGGCCACGCACATCGCGCAGTCCAACCCGATCCACAACTGCGTGGGCAGCGGCTTCGAGATCACCCGCGGATCCGGCAACTCCGGCTGGTACGCGGACCCGCCGGCCTGCACCGGCACCTGGCCGACCCCGGTGTGGACCAACGGCGGTGTGCCGGGCGGCGGCAGCGGCCCGACGGACCCGCCCACGGACCCGCCGACGGACCCGACCGACCCGCCGACCGACCCGCCCGCCGAGACGGGCAACCTCGCCCAGGGCCGTAACGTCACCGAATCCGGTCACGCGGACGTGTACAGCGCGTCCCGTGCCGTGGACGGCGACGCGAACAGCTACTGGGAGAGCACCAACCACGCCTTCCCGCAGACCATCACCGTGGATCTGGGCGCCGCGAAGGCCGTCAAGCGGCTGGTCCTGAAGCTGCCGCCGGCGGCCGCCTGGTCCACCCGCACGCAGACGCTGAGCGTGTCGGGCAGCACCGACAACAACACGTTCAACTCGCTCAAGGCGTCGGCGGGTTACACCTTTGATCCGTCGAGCGGAAACCGGGCGACGGTCACCCTGCCCGGTACCTCGGCCCGCTATCTGCGGCTGACGTTCACCGGCAACACCGGATGGCCCGCCGCCCAGCTCTCCGAAGTGGAGGCCTACACCAGCTGA
- a CDS encoding ABC transporter substrate-binding protein has translation MKLRVFGAVCAALTLTLVGCSEKAKSSDEGAQDKGGVKTGVGVTDSVISLGALTDMTGVYASLGKSVTQAQQLWVKQTNAAGGICKRKVELTVRDHGYDPQKAIAGYTELAPKVLGFVQFIGSPFVAAVEQRIDGQDKGLVLPQAWSANLLGSKYVRVIGATYDVETINAIDYLLAEKRIAKGDKIGHVYFEGDYGENALAGSKYAAQQAGLTVVEQKIKPTDNDMTAQVAALKQAGVKAVVISAGPRQAASLVGVAAATGFKVPVVGNNSAYAPQLLKTQAGPALTKDYYVAASTLPIGDPGAGPAKLAKEYGAAYPKDGLDNGVIAGYNAASLFGEALKKACTSKDLTREGIDKALLTITDFGSDFGMSHNFSDPAAPSTRESVIMKPDAKTPGGLKVVRPAQAAPAAKSYTLK, from the coding sequence ATGAAACTGCGTGTGTTCGGGGCCGTGTGCGCGGCCCTCACCCTCACCCTCGTGGGCTGCAGCGAGAAGGCCAAGTCCTCCGACGAGGGAGCCCAGGACAAGGGCGGTGTGAAGACCGGCGTGGGCGTCACCGACTCGGTGATCTCGCTGGGCGCGCTCACCGACATGACCGGGGTCTACGCCTCGCTCGGCAAGAGCGTCACCCAGGCCCAGCAGCTCTGGGTCAAGCAGACCAACGCCGCGGGCGGCATCTGCAAGCGCAAGGTCGAACTGACCGTGCGCGACCACGGATACGATCCGCAGAAGGCCATCGCCGGGTACACCGAGCTGGCGCCGAAGGTGCTGGGCTTCGTCCAGTTCATCGGCTCGCCGTTCGTGGCGGCGGTCGAGCAGCGCATCGACGGCCAGGACAAGGGGCTCGTCCTGCCGCAGGCCTGGTCGGCGAATCTGCTCGGCAGCAAGTACGTCCGCGTCATCGGTGCCACGTACGACGTCGAGACGATCAACGCGATCGACTACCTGCTCGCCGAGAAGCGCATCGCCAAGGGCGACAAGATCGGGCACGTCTACTTCGAGGGCGACTACGGCGAGAACGCGCTCGCGGGCTCGAAGTACGCGGCGCAGCAGGCGGGTCTCACCGTCGTCGAGCAGAAGATCAAGCCCACCGACAACGACATGACCGCGCAGGTCGCCGCGCTGAAGCAGGCGGGCGTCAAGGCCGTCGTCATCAGCGCCGGCCCGCGCCAGGCGGCCTCGCTCGTCGGTGTCGCCGCGGCCACCGGCTTCAAGGTCCCGGTCGTCGGCAACAACTCGGCGTACGCACCGCAGCTGCTGAAGACGCAGGCGGGACCGGCCCTGACGAAGGACTACTACGTCGCCGCGTCCACCCTCCCGATCGGTGACCCGGGCGCCGGCCCGGCGAAGCTCGCCAAGGAGTACGGGGCCGCGTACCCGAAGGACGGCCTCGACAACGGCGTCATCGCGGGCTACAACGCGGCGAGCCTGTTCGGTGAGGCGCTGAAGAAGGCCTGCACCTCCAAGGACCTCACCCGTGAGGGCATCGACAAGGCGCTGCTGACGATCACGGACTTCGGCAGCGACTTCGGGATGTCGCACAACTTCTCCGACCCGGCCGCGCCCTCCACCCGGGAGAGCGTGATCATGAAGCCGGACGCCAAGACCCCCGGCGGCCTCAAGGTCGTCCGGCCGGCCCAGGCGGCACCGGCGGCGAAGTCCTACACGCTGAAGTAG
- a CDS encoding branched-chain amino acid ABC transporter permease: MSETTTAPPATAAALAARLRHPRTYLWAVGSVLLLAFPFYLDRFWLQAGLFAMAAAIGAIGLNLLTGATGQLSMGHAFFLAVGAYGYCVLAGESSTENGHELSGLGLPSWLAAVLAVLLAGAAGGLFSPIASRLRGAYLGIATLALIFIGQHVLFNAGSLTGGFNGRAVPPLSLFGFDFDDTEVMVAAVPFQSSEKLWYAALLALLLSGLFARGVLRGRPGRALNAIRDHRIAAGVMGVPVARYRAGVFVLSSMYAGLAGVLLALVFQRTVPEYFGMVLSLEYLAMIVIGGLGTVAGAVVGAAFVSLLPQLLTHYSDSLPLVSAPGTGGLAPGEASRYLYGAAVVAAVLFLPGGLTRLMKNSGEKK, encoded by the coding sequence GTGTCTGAGACCACGACCGCACCGCCCGCGACGGCCGCCGCACTCGCCGCCCGGCTGCGCCACCCCCGTACCTACCTCTGGGCCGTCGGCTCGGTGCTGCTGCTCGCGTTCCCGTTCTACCTGGACCGCTTCTGGCTCCAGGCCGGACTCTTCGCCATGGCGGCCGCCATCGGCGCCATCGGCCTCAACCTCCTCACCGGCGCGACCGGCCAGCTCTCCATGGGGCACGCCTTCTTCCTCGCCGTCGGCGCGTACGGGTACTGCGTACTGGCCGGCGAGAGCAGTACGGAGAACGGGCACGAGCTCTCCGGGCTCGGCCTGCCCAGCTGGCTCGCCGCCGTCCTCGCCGTGCTCCTCGCGGGAGCCGCCGGCGGACTGTTCAGCCCCATCGCGAGCCGGCTGCGCGGCGCCTACCTCGGCATCGCCACGCTGGCGCTGATCTTCATCGGCCAGCACGTGCTGTTCAACGCGGGCTCGCTCACCGGCGGCTTCAACGGCCGTGCCGTGCCGCCCCTTTCGCTCTTCGGCTTCGACTTCGACGACACCGAGGTGATGGTGGCCGCGGTGCCGTTCCAGTCCTCCGAGAAGCTCTGGTACGCGGCGCTGCTCGCCCTGCTCCTGAGCGGCCTGTTCGCCCGCGGAGTGCTGCGCGGGCGGCCGGGCCGGGCGCTCAACGCCATCCGCGACCACCGCATCGCGGCCGGGGTGATGGGCGTACCCGTCGCCCGCTACCGGGCCGGCGTCTTCGTCCTGTCCTCCATGTACGCGGGCCTCGCCGGCGTCCTGCTCGCGCTGGTCTTCCAGCGGACCGTGCCCGAGTACTTCGGCATGGTCCTGTCCCTCGAATACCTCGCCATGATCGTCATCGGCGGGCTCGGCACCGTGGCGGGAGCGGTCGTCGGGGCCGCGTTCGTCTCGCTTCTGCCGCAGCTGCTCACCCACTACAGCGACTCCCTGCCCCTGGTCTCCGCCCCCGGTACGGGCGGTCTGGCACCGGGCGAGGCGTCGCGCTACCTGTACGGCGCCGCGGTGGTCGCGGCTGTTCTGTTCCTGCCCGGCGGCCTGACACGTCTGATGAAGAATTCAGGGGAGAAGAAATGA
- a CDS encoding branched-chain amino acid ABC transporter permease, whose translation MTTFIELLLGGLSIGSVYALIALGFVVIFKATEVVNFAHASLLLAGGYVTAVLHDDIGFWPALAVGIAGAAVVGAAIEFLVMRRYRGSDHSVLAIVTIGVDILLTTELTRRMGTEVLSLGDPWGDRVITIGDVTLAQTRVAAFVAAALLITVFLLAFRFTSWGVSMRAAAENPQTAALMGIKLGRVSLAAWAVAGALAAVAALFLTVFPTPGLERATSLAALKAFPAAILGGLDSTTGALAGGLIVGVTESLATGYQSDLSFLGRGIGDLAPYLVMVIVLLLRPAGLFGTKELARV comes from the coding sequence ATGACCACCTTCATCGAACTCCTCCTCGGCGGCCTCTCCATCGGCTCGGTCTACGCGCTGATCGCGCTCGGCTTCGTCGTCATCTTCAAGGCCACCGAGGTCGTCAACTTCGCCCACGCCTCCCTGCTGCTCGCGGGCGGCTACGTGACCGCCGTGCTCCACGACGACATCGGCTTCTGGCCGGCGCTCGCCGTCGGCATCGCGGGCGCCGCCGTCGTCGGAGCGGCCATCGAGTTCCTGGTGATGCGCCGCTACCGGGGCAGCGACCACAGCGTCCTGGCCATCGTCACCATCGGCGTCGACATCCTCCTCACCACCGAACTCACCCGCCGCATGGGCACGGAGGTGCTCTCGCTCGGCGACCCCTGGGGCGACCGCGTCATCACCATCGGCGACGTCACCCTCGCCCAGACCCGGGTCGCGGCCTTCGTCGCCGCCGCCCTCCTCATCACGGTGTTCCTGCTCGCCTTCCGGTTCACCTCCTGGGGGGTGTCGATGCGGGCCGCCGCGGAGAACCCGCAGACCGCCGCCCTGATGGGGATCAAACTCGGCCGGGTCTCCCTCGCCGCGTGGGCGGTGGCCGGGGCGCTCGCCGCGGTCGCCGCGCTCTTCCTCACCGTCTTCCCCACACCCGGCCTGGAACGGGCCACCTCACTCGCCGCCCTCAAGGCCTTCCCCGCCGCCATCCTCGGCGGACTCGACTCGACGACCGGGGCCCTGGCCGGCGGACTCATCGTCGGCGTCACCGAATCGCTCGCCACCGGCTACCAGAGCGACCTCTCCTTCCTGGGCCGCGGCATCGGCGACCTCGCCCCGTACCTGGTGATGGTGATCGTGCTGCTCCTGCGGCCCGCGGGACTCTTCGGTACGAAGGAGCTCGCCCGTGTCTGA
- a CDS encoding ABC transporter ATP-binding protein: MTTAQEAPRTATAPAALAVRDVTVRFAGLTALDGISFTVEPGSVHAVIGPNGAGKSTCFNVLSGVYRAASGTVHLGTTQLTGLAPHKIAQLGVARTFQNLALPPHATVADSLLLGRHRLTRAGFLASGLRLPSAAREARRHLDRVREIAEFIGLEKELDRPAGALPYGQQKLVELGRALCMEPQVLLLDEPVAGMTADERRRTAAVVAGVRDSLGISIVLVEHDMGVVMRLADAVTVLDFGRRIADGTPAEVQNDPAVVQAYLGAQE; this comes from the coding sequence ATGACGACGGCGCAGGAAGCACCCCGCACCGCAACCGCCCCGGCCGCGCTCGCGGTCCGTGACGTCACCGTCCGTTTCGCCGGGCTCACCGCGCTCGACGGCATCTCCTTCACCGTGGAGCCGGGCAGCGTGCACGCCGTCATCGGCCCCAACGGGGCGGGCAAGTCGACCTGCTTCAACGTGCTGTCCGGGGTCTACCGGGCGGCATCCGGCACCGTCCATCTCGGTACCACCCAGCTCACCGGACTGGCCCCGCACAAGATCGCCCAACTCGGCGTCGCCCGTACCTTCCAGAACCTCGCGCTGCCCCCGCACGCCACCGTCGCCGACAGCCTGCTGCTCGGCCGGCACCGGCTCACCCGCGCCGGGTTCCTCGCCAGCGGGCTGCGGCTGCCGTCAGCCGCCCGCGAGGCCAGGCGTCATCTGGACCGGGTCCGCGAGATCGCCGAATTCATCGGACTGGAGAAGGAACTGGACCGGCCCGCCGGGGCGCTTCCCTACGGGCAGCAGAAGCTCGTCGAGCTCGGCCGGGCGCTCTGCATGGAGCCGCAGGTCCTCCTCCTGGACGAACCCGTCGCCGGCATGACCGCCGACGAACGGCGGCGCACCGCAGCGGTCGTGGCCGGGGTGCGCGACAGCCTCGGCATCTCGATCGTGCTCGTCGAACACGACATGGGCGTGGTCATGAGGCTCGCGGACGCCGTGACCGTACTCGACTTCGGACGCAGGATCGCGGACGGCACCCCCGCCGAGGTCCAGAACGATCCGGCCGTCGTCCAGGCCTACTTGGGGGCACAGGAATGA
- a CDS encoding ABC transporter ATP-binding protein, with the protein MATLEIRALSVGYGPVRSLRDVSLDVPAGAITAVLGGNGAGKTTLLRAISRTLGFHRGTGTGTVSFDGRRLDGLRPAQVVAAGVVQVPEGRQVFARMTVADNLRAGALGARGGRKTAAAALARVHELFPVLAQRAHQRAGLLSGGEQQMLAMGRALMAGPRLLLLDEPSLGLAPLMAQRIAETVQEINASGTSVLLVEQNAAIALRLASTAYVLEVGEVTLEGPADELAASDEVRRRYLGVVDETAAADADRAAGSVRTLSRWSA; encoded by the coding sequence ATGGCAACGCTAGAGATCCGCGCGCTGTCCGTGGGCTACGGCCCCGTACGGTCCCTGCGCGACGTCTCCCTCGATGTGCCGGCCGGCGCGATCACCGCCGTACTCGGCGGCAACGGGGCCGGGAAGACCACGCTGCTGCGGGCCATCTCGCGGACCCTCGGCTTCCACCGCGGGACGGGCACGGGCACCGTCAGCTTCGACGGCCGCCGCCTGGACGGGCTGCGCCCCGCCCAGGTGGTGGCCGCCGGAGTGGTCCAAGTGCCGGAAGGCCGACAGGTGTTCGCCCGGATGACGGTGGCCGACAACCTGCGGGCGGGCGCCCTCGGAGCCCGCGGCGGCCGCAAGACGGCGGCCGCCGCGCTGGCCCGCGTGCACGAACTGTTCCCCGTACTGGCGCAGCGCGCGCACCAGCGTGCCGGGCTGCTGTCGGGCGGCGAACAGCAGATGCTGGCGATGGGACGGGCCCTGATGGCCGGGCCGCGGCTGCTGCTCCTCGACGAACCGTCCCTCGGGCTGGCCCCGTTGATGGCGCAGCGCATCGCGGAGACGGTGCAGGAGATCAACGCGTCGGGCACCTCGGTCCTGCTCGTCGAGCAGAACGCCGCGATCGCGCTCAGGCTCGCCTCCACGGCGTACGTCCTGGAGGTCGGCGAGGTCACCCTGGAGGGGCCGGCCGACGAGCTCGCCGCCTCCGACGAGGTGCGCCGCCGCTATCTCGGCGTCGTCGACGAGACGGCCGCCGCCGACGCGGACCGGGCCGCAGGGTCCGTACGCACCCTGAGCAGGTGGTCCGCATGA
- a CDS encoding helix-turn-helix domain-containing protein — protein sequence MRQCGDEREWALLDALLEDERGPDLVALAGAVLGLPERGRYAVAVVPVHEGAGPRTAGAQGMRFLWRSRPDREIAVVVLGDADPAAVAALLRDGGPGPGGVSPVVEGLSGLGAARRLADAALLTCGPGGDEAVCLAGRVPAALVAGQPELAAYLATDVFGPLLARDPAYRALLVSTLDAWLECGGSAGRTAVRLCCHRNTVLNRLRRLEELTSRSLSRPRELVELMLALDAVRLLPGAAPL from the coding sequence ATGCGGCAGTGCGGGGACGAGCGGGAGTGGGCGCTGCTCGACGCGCTGCTGGAGGACGAGCGGGGGCCGGATCTCGTCGCGCTGGCCGGCGCGGTCCTGGGGCTGCCGGAGCGGGGCCGGTACGCGGTGGCCGTCGTCCCGGTGCACGAGGGCGCCGGCCCCAGGACCGCCGGCGCGCAGGGGATGCGGTTCCTGTGGCGGTCGCGGCCGGACCGGGAGATCGCGGTGGTGGTCCTGGGTGACGCGGATCCGGCCGCGGTCGCCGCGCTCCTGCGGGACGGGGGTCCGGGTCCCGGTGGCGTCAGCCCGGTGGTGGAGGGGCTGTCCGGGCTGGGCGCGGCCCGGCGGCTGGCCGATGCGGCGCTGCTGACGTGCGGTCCGGGCGGGGACGAGGCCGTCTGCCTGGCCGGCCGTGTCCCGGCGGCCCTGGTGGCGGGTCAGCCGGAGCTCGCGGCCTATCTGGCCACGGACGTCTTCGGCCCGCTGCTGGCCCGCGACCCGGCGTACCGGGCGCTGCTGGTGTCGACGCTGGACGCGTGGCTGGAGTGCGGGGGGTCGGCGGGGCGGACGGCGGTACGGCTGTGCTGCCACCGGAACACGGTGCTGAACCGGTTGCGGCGGCTGGAGGAGCTGACGTCACGGTCCCTGTCGCGGCCGCGCGAACTGGTGGAACTGATGCTGGCCCTGGACGCGGTACGGCTGCTGCCGGGGGCGGCACCGCTGTGA
- a CDS encoding glycerate kinase, with amino-acid sequence METARVLVAADKFKGSLTAVQVAERVTAGLRRVAPEVRVETLPVADGGDGTVAAAVAAGFERREARVTGPLGDPVTAAYAVRDTTAVVEMAEASGLQHLPAGVFAPLTATTYGSGELLLAALEAGARTIVFGVGGSATTDGGAGMLAALGARFLDADGKPVGPGGGGLADLATADLSGLDPRLGDIDLILASDVDNPLTGPKGAPEVYGRQKGATEDDIAVLDAALAHYASVLGPEQAQQPGAGAAGGIGYGALVALGARFRPGIEVMLDVLGFAPALARATLVITGEGSLDEQTLHGKAPAGVAAAARAAGIEVVAVCGRLALAPEALGRAGIRRAYALTELEPDPAVCMAEAGPLLERVAESIARDFLR; translated from the coding sequence ATGGAGACCGCACGCGTGCTCGTCGCGGCGGACAAGTTCAAGGGCTCGCTCACGGCCGTACAGGTCGCCGAGCGGGTGACGGCCGGGCTGCGGCGCGTCGCCCCCGAGGTGCGGGTCGAGACCCTGCCGGTGGCGGACGGCGGCGACGGCACGGTGGCGGCCGCGGTGGCCGCCGGATTCGAGCGCCGCGAGGCGCGGGTGACCGGGCCGCTCGGCGACCCCGTGACCGCGGCGTACGCGGTGCGGGACACCACCGCCGTGGTCGAGATGGCCGAGGCCTCCGGCCTCCAGCATCTGCCGGCGGGCGTGTTCGCCCCGCTCACGGCCACCACGTACGGCTCCGGCGAGCTGCTGCTCGCCGCGCTGGAGGCGGGCGCCCGGACCATCGTGTTCGGCGTCGGCGGCAGCGCGACCACGGACGGCGGGGCGGGCATGCTGGCCGCGCTCGGCGCACGGTTCCTGGACGCGGACGGCAAGCCCGTCGGCCCCGGCGGCGGCGGCCTCGCCGACCTGGCCACGGCCGATCTCTCCGGGCTCGACCCGCGGCTCGGCGACATCGACCTGATCCTCGCCAGCGACGTGGACAACCCGCTGACCGGTCCCAAGGGCGCCCCCGAGGTCTACGGGCGTCAGAAGGGCGCGACCGAGGACGACATCGCGGTGCTCGACGCGGCGCTCGCCCACTACGCCTCCGTGCTGGGGCCGGAGCAGGCACAGCAGCCGGGCGCCGGGGCGGCGGGCGGCATCGGGTACGGGGCACTGGTCGCACTCGGTGCGCGGTTCCGGCCAGGGATCGAGGTGATGCTCGACGTCCTCGGCTTCGCACCCGCGCTGGCCAGGGCCACGCTCGTCATCACCGGCGAGGGGTCCCTCGACGAACAGACGCTGCACGGCAAGGCCCCGGCCGGGGTCGCCGCGGCGGCCCGTGCGGCGGGCATCGAGGTCGTCGCGGTCTGCGGCCGCCTGGCGCTGGCACCGGAGGCGCTGGGGCGCGCGGGGATCCGCCGCGCGTACGCGCTCACGGAGCTGGAGCCGGATCCCGCGGTGTGCATGGCCGAGGCGGGGCCGCTGCTGGAGCGGGTGGCGGAGTCCATCGCCAGGGACTTCCTGCGCTGA
- a CDS encoding NUDIX hydrolase yields the protein MTTNDYATYIAGLPKVLAGAACVFRDGRGRVLLVEPNYREGWTLPGGTIESADGETPRQAARRECLEEIGLDLEPGRLLAVDWTRGSARPPIVAYIFDGGVLGEEQLKAIRIQEEELLSWKLVEPADLESHLPGAVGGRVRAALGALESGAGPVELVDGGPVG from the coding sequence GTGACCACCAACGACTACGCCACATACATCGCGGGCCTCCCCAAGGTCCTGGCCGGCGCGGCCTGCGTCTTCCGTGACGGACGGGGCCGGGTACTGCTCGTCGAGCCGAACTACCGGGAGGGCTGGACGCTGCCCGGCGGCACGATCGAGTCGGCGGACGGCGAGACCCCCCGGCAGGCCGCCCGGCGCGAGTGCCTGGAGGAGATCGGTCTCGACCTGGAGCCGGGCCGGCTGCTCGCGGTCGACTGGACGCGCGGCAGCGCACGGCCGCCGATCGTGGCGTACATCTTCGACGGCGGGGTCCTGGGCGAGGAGCAGCTGAAGGCGATCCGGATCCAGGAGGAGGAACTCCTGTCGTGGAAGCTCGTCGAGCCCGCGGACCTGGAGAGCCATCTGCCCGGCGCGGTCGGAGGCCGGGTGCGGGCGGCGCTGGGCGCCCTGGAGTCCGGAGCGGGCCCGGTGGAGCTGGTGGACGGCGGCCCCGTCGGCTGA
- a CDS encoding CGNR zinc finger domain-containing protein, with amino-acid sequence MNGLEPLTGEPLALDLLNTLPYAAQGPPVDHLADPAGLRAWLALEGERLPGAAGEQAVTQEDVAAVRAVRAHAALAVAPARRGERPPASALRGLNEAQLAAPAVRYAEWDGTAVVVTPRRTGPLGVRVAAALAEDAAGLLADPAIGRVRECEAADCTMLFVPAHPRRRWCSAARCGNRARVARYYQRHKADGPDAEG; translated from the coding sequence ATGAATGGTCTTGAGCCCCTGACCGGTGAACCCCTCGCCCTGGACCTGCTCAACACGCTTCCGTACGCGGCGCAGGGTCCGCCGGTCGATCACCTGGCCGACCCGGCCGGCCTGCGGGCCTGGCTGGCCCTGGAGGGGGAGCGGCTGCCCGGGGCGGCCGGGGAGCAGGCGGTGACCCAGGAGGATGTGGCGGCCGTGCGGGCGGTCCGGGCGCACGCGGCACTCGCCGTCGCGCCGGCCCGCCGGGGCGAGCGCCCCCCGGCATCTGCGCTGCGCGGACTCAACGAGGCGCAGCTCGCCGCCCCCGCCGTGCGGTACGCGGAGTGGGACGGCACCGCGGTCGTGGTGACGCCCCGCCGCACCGGTCCGCTCGGCGTGCGGGTGGCCGCGGCGCTCGCCGAGGACGCGGCCGGGCTGCTGGCGGACCCGGCGATCGGCAGGGTCCGCGAGTGCGAGGCGGCGGACTGCACGATGCTGTTCGTCCCCGCCCACCCGCGCCGCCGCTGGTGCTCGGCCGCACGCTGCGGCAACCGGGCACGGGTGGCCCGCTATTACCAACGCCACAAGGCGGACGGTCCGGACGCCGAGGGGTAG